One genomic window of Apus apus isolate bApuApu2 chromosome 9, bApuApu2.pri.cur, whole genome shotgun sequence includes the following:
- the GNAT1 gene encoding guanine nucleotide-binding protein G(t) subunit alpha-1, with amino-acid sequence MGAGASAEEKHSRELEKKLKEDAEKDARTVKLLLLGAGESGKSTIVKQMKIIHQDGYSLEECLEFIAIIYSNTLQSMLAIVRAMSTLNIQYGDTARQDDARKLLHLSDTIEEGTMPKEMSDIIGRLWKDAGIQACFDRASEYQLNDSAGYYLSDLERLVTPGYVPTEQDVLRSRVKTTGIIETQFSFKDLNFRMFDVGGQRSERKKWIHCFEGVTCIIFIAALSAYDMVLVEDDEVNRMHESLHLFNSICNHRYFATTSIVLFLNKKDVFQEKIKKAHLSICFPDYDGPNTYDDAGNYIKLQFLELNMRRDVKEIYSHMTCATDTENVKFVFDAVTDIIIKENLKDCGLF; translated from the exons ATGGGCGCCGGGGCCAGTGCTGAGGAGAAGCACTCCCGTGAGCTGGAGAAGAAGCTCAAGGAGGATGCTGAGAAAGATGCCAGGACCgtcaagctgctgctgctag GAGCAGGAGAGTCAGGGAAGAGCACCATCGTCAAGCAGATGAA GATCATCCACCAGGATGGTTACTCACTGGAGGAATGCCTGGAGTTCATTGCCATCATCTACAGCAACACACTCCAGTCCATGCTGGCCATTGTGCGGGCCATGTCCACCCTCAACATCCAGTATGGGGACACAGCTCGTCAG GACGATGCCCGTAAGCTGCTGCACCTCTCAGACACGATTGAGGAGGGCACCATGCCCAAGGAGATGTCAGACATCATCGGGCGGCTCTGGAAGGACGCGGGCATCCAGGCCTGCTTCGACCGCGCCTCCGAGTACCAGCTCAATGACTCAGCTGGCTA CTACTTGTCAGACCTGGAACGCCTGGTGACCCCAGGCTACGTCCCCACGGAGCAGGACGTGCTGCGCTCCCGCGTCAAGACCACTGGCATCATTGAGACCCAGTTCTCCTTCAAAGACCTCAACTTCAG GATGTTTGACGTGGGCGGCCAGCGCTCGGAGCGGAAGAAGTGGATCCACTGCTTCGAGGGGGTGACCTGCATCATATTCATCGCTGCCCTCAGCGCCTATGACATGGTCCTGGTGGAGGATGACGAAGTG AACCGCATGCATGAGAGCCTGCACCTCTTCAACAGCATCTGCAACCACCGCTACTTCGCCACCACCTCCATCGTCCTCTTCCTCAACAAGAAGGACGTCTTCCAAGAGAAGATCAAGAAGGCTCATCTCAGCATCTGCTTCCCTGACTACGATG GTCCCAACACCTACGACGACGCGGGCAACTACATCAAGCTGCAGTTCCTGGAGCTGAACATGCGGCGGGACGTGAAGGAGATCTACTCCCACATGACCTGCGCCACCGATACCGAGAACGTCAAGTTCGTCTTCGACGCCGTCACTGACATCATCATCAAGGAGAACCTGAAGGACTGCGGGCTCTTctga
- the SEMA3F gene encoding semaphorin-3F isoform X1, which produces MPVVGVLLWVTLLTLGWRAAHAKDHGFATPRVQLSFKELKATGTAHFFNFLLNSSDYRILLKDEDHDRMYVGSKDYVLSLDLHDINREPLIIHWPASQQRIKECILSGKNSNGECGNFIRLIQPWNRTHLYVCGTGAYNPICAFVNRGRKAQGFPSSQPGGLESRSTDSPLSPRPAQSKDYIFYLEPDKLESGKGKCSYDPKVDTVSALINEELYAGVYIDFMGTDAAIFRTMGKQTAMRTDQYNSRWLNDPAFVRAQLIPDSSERNDDKLYFFFREKSADAPLSPGVYSRIGRICLNDDGGHCCLVNKWSTFLKARLVCSVPGPDGIETHFDELQDVFIQQTQDTKNPVIYAVFSASGSVFKGSAVCVYSMADIRMVFNGPFAHKEGPNYQWMPYTGKMPYPRPGTCPGGTFTPSMKSTRDYPDEVINFMRSHPLMYHSVYPTHRQPLVVRTNVNYRFTTVAVDQVDAADGRYEVLFLGTDRGTVQKVIVLPRDDMETEELMLEEIEVFKVPAPIKTMTISSKRQQLYVSSAVGVTHLALHRCDVYGEACADCCLARDPYCAWDGTACTRYSASSKRRSRRQDVRHGNPIRQCRGYNSNANKQAVEAVQYGVEGSTAFLECQPRSPQASVKWLLQKDNSDRRKELRVEGRVLRTEQGLLLRALQLADSGLYSCTATENNFKHTVTKVQLRVLSSRAVHAVLVQTETPPGLPGAPTPRYQDLLQLLTQPEMGLLDQYCQGYWRHTAASPPQPLTGLKAKEQQDQKKPRNRRNHQPETYGHT; this is translated from the exons AGCTGAAAGCAACGGGCACTGCCCACTTCTTCAACTTCCTCCTCAACTCCAGTGACTACCGCATCCTGCTGAAAGACGAGGACCACGACCGCATGTACGTGGGCAGCAAGGACTACGTCCTCTCGCTGGACCTCCACGACATCAACCGCGAGCCCCTCATC ATCCACTGGCCCGCATCCCAGCAGAGGATCAAGGAGTGCATCCTGTCAGGCAAGAACAGCAAT gGGGAGTGTGGCAACTTCATCCGCCTGATCCAGCCCTGGAACCGGACCCACCTCTACGTGTGTGGCACCGGCGCCTACAACCCCATCTGCGCCTTCGTCAACCGTGGGCGCAAAGCCCag ggGTTTCCATCGAGCCAGCCAGGAGGCCTTGAAAGCAGATCCACCGACAGCCCCCTCAGCCCGAGACCAGCACAGAGCAAG GATTATATCTTCTACCTGGAGCCAGACAAGCTGGAGTCAGGCAAGGGGAAGTGTTCCTATGATCCCAAAGTTGACACCGTCTCTGCGTTAATAA ATGAAGAGCTCTATGCTGGTGTCTACATTGACTTCATGGGCACGGATGCAGCCATCTTCCGCACCATGGGCAAGCAGACGGCCATGAGGACAGACCAGTACAACTCACGCTGGCTCAACG ATCCAGCCTTTGTCCGTGCCCAGCTCATCCCTGACAGCAGCGAGAGGAACGATGACAAACTCTACTTCTTCTTCCGAGAGAAGTCGGCCGATGCCCCGCTGAGCCCCGGGGTCTATTCCCGCATCGGGCGCATCTGCCTG AATGATGATGGGGGCCACTGCTGCCTCGTGAACAAGTGGAGCACCTTCCTGAAGGCCCGGCTCGTCTGCTCTGTGCCAGGACCCGATGGGATTGAGACACACTTTGATGAGCTCC AGGACGTCTTCATCCAGCAGACACAGGACACCAAGAACCCTGTTATCTACGCTGTGTTCTCCGCTTCGGG ATCGGTCTTCAAGGGCTCTGCCGTCTGCGTCTACTCCATGGCCGACATCCGCATGGTCTTCAACGGGCCCTTTGCCCACAAGGAGGGACCCAACTACCAGTGGATGCCATACACAGGCAAAATGCCCTATCCCCGGCCAGGCACT TGCCCCGGGGGGACCTTCACCCCATCCATGAAGTCGACCAGGGACTACCCTGATGAAGTAATCAACTTCATGCGCTCACACCCGCTGATGTACCACTCGGTCTACCCCACCCACCGCCAGCCGCTGGTGGTCCGCACCAACGTCAACTACCGCTTCACCACCGTGGCCGTCGACCAGGTGGACGCGGCAGACGGGCGCTATGAGGTGCTTTTCCTGGGCACAG ATAGGGGCACTGTGCAAAAGGTCATTGTGCTCCCCCGGGATGACATGGAGACGGAGGAGCTCATGCTTGAAGAGATAGAGGTGTTCAAG GTGCCGGCACCCATCAAGACGATGACCATCTCCTCCAAGAGG CAACAGCTGTACGTGTCCTCAGCCGTAGGAGTGACCCACCTGGCCCTGCACCGCTGCGATGTGTACGGGGAAGCCTGTGCTGACTGCTGCCTGGCCCGGGACCCATATTGTGCCTGGGATGGCACCGCGTGCACCCGCTACTCCGCTTCCTCCAAGAG GCGGAGCAGGCGGCAGGACGTCCGGCACGGCAACCCCATCCGGCAGTGCCGAGGCTACAACTCCAATG CTAACAAGCAGGCAGTGGAGGCCGTGCAGTACGGGGTAGAGGGCAGCACCGCCTTCCTGGAGTGCCAGCCCCGCTCACCTCAGGCCAGTGTCAagtggctgctgcagaaggacaaCAGCGATCGGCGGAAAGAG CTGCGGGTGGAGGGCCGGGTGCTGCggacagagcagggcttgctgCTGCGCGCCCTCCAGCTGGCCGACAGTGGCCTCTACTCCTGCACCGCCACCGAGAACAACTTCAAGCACACGGTGACCAAGGTGCAGCTCCGGGTCCTCAGCAGCCGCGCCGTCCATGCCGTGCTGGTCCAGACAGAGACCCCCCCTGGCCTGCCGGGTGCCCCCACGCCCCGCTACCAggacctgctgcagctcctcacccaGCCCGAAATGGGACTCCTGGACCAGTACTGCCAGGGCTACTGGCGGCACACGGCTGCCAGCCCCCCCCAGCCGCTGACTGGCCTCAAAgccaaggagcagcaggaccagaagAAACCTCGAAACCGACGGAATCACCAGCCAGAGACCTACGGGCATACATGA
- the SEMA3F gene encoding semaphorin-3F isoform X2: MANNSVLPRTSLHAGPRLPWLDPEAGFCATCLPAPPPTAGFLPDQGTCLPLASHPPPARSPCVWRMPSTMLVLQRENHGRGHVSVCGCARTTLDGCHPALRTAACSKRMALKLCAIRLDFWQTEERFRGGPGRELGSGFPSSQPGGLESRSTDSPLSPRPAQSKDYIFYLEPDKLESGKGKCSYDPKVDTVSALINEELYAGVYIDFMGTDAAIFRTMGKQTAMRTDQYNSRWLNDPAFVRAQLIPDSSERNDDKLYFFFREKSADAPLSPGVYSRIGRICLNDDGGHCCLVNKWSTFLKARLVCSVPGPDGIETHFDELQDVFIQQTQDTKNPVIYAVFSASGSVFKGSAVCVYSMADIRMVFNGPFAHKEGPNYQWMPYTGKMPYPRPGTCPGGTFTPSMKSTRDYPDEVINFMRSHPLMYHSVYPTHRQPLVVRTNVNYRFTTVAVDQVDAADGRYEVLFLGTDRGTVQKVIVLPRDDMETEELMLEEIEVFKVPAPIKTMTISSKRQQLYVSSAVGVTHLALHRCDVYGEACADCCLARDPYCAWDGTACTRYSASSKRRSRRQDVRHGNPIRQCRGYNSNANKQAVEAVQYGVEGSTAFLECQPRSPQASVKWLLQKDNSDRRKELRVEGRVLRTEQGLLLRALQLADSGLYSCTATENNFKHTVTKVQLRVLSSRAVHAVLVQTETPPGLPGAPTPRYQDLLQLLTQPEMGLLDQYCQGYWRHTAASPPQPLTGLKAKEQQDQKKPRNRRNHQPETYGHT; encoded by the exons ATGGCTAACAACTCTGTGCTGCCGAGGACTTCTCTGCATGCTGGacccaggctgccctggctggaCCCTGAAGCTGGCTTCTGTGCAACGTGCCTTCCTGCCCCACCACCCACTGCTGGATTTCTGCCAGACCAAGGGACATGTCTACCCCTTGCTTCCCACCCGCCACCAGCCCGCTCACCGTGCGTGTGGAGGATGCCCAGCACCATGCTGGTGTTGCAGAGGGAGAACCATGGCAGGGGCCATGTCAGtgtgtgtggctgtgccagAACGACCCTGGATGGATGTCACCCAGCCCTGAGGACTGCGGCGTGCAGCAAGAGGATGGCATTGAAACTGTGTGCCATCAGGCTGGATTTCTGGCAGACAGAGGAGCGTTTTCGAGGTGGCcctgggagggagctgggttCT ggGTTTCCATCGAGCCAGCCAGGAGGCCTTGAAAGCAGATCCACCGACAGCCCCCTCAGCCCGAGACCAGCACAGAGCAAG GATTATATCTTCTACCTGGAGCCAGACAAGCTGGAGTCAGGCAAGGGGAAGTGTTCCTATGATCCCAAAGTTGACACCGTCTCTGCGTTAATAA ATGAAGAGCTCTATGCTGGTGTCTACATTGACTTCATGGGCACGGATGCAGCCATCTTCCGCACCATGGGCAAGCAGACGGCCATGAGGACAGACCAGTACAACTCACGCTGGCTCAACG ATCCAGCCTTTGTCCGTGCCCAGCTCATCCCTGACAGCAGCGAGAGGAACGATGACAAACTCTACTTCTTCTTCCGAGAGAAGTCGGCCGATGCCCCGCTGAGCCCCGGGGTCTATTCCCGCATCGGGCGCATCTGCCTG AATGATGATGGGGGCCACTGCTGCCTCGTGAACAAGTGGAGCACCTTCCTGAAGGCCCGGCTCGTCTGCTCTGTGCCAGGACCCGATGGGATTGAGACACACTTTGATGAGCTCC AGGACGTCTTCATCCAGCAGACACAGGACACCAAGAACCCTGTTATCTACGCTGTGTTCTCCGCTTCGGG ATCGGTCTTCAAGGGCTCTGCCGTCTGCGTCTACTCCATGGCCGACATCCGCATGGTCTTCAACGGGCCCTTTGCCCACAAGGAGGGACCCAACTACCAGTGGATGCCATACACAGGCAAAATGCCCTATCCCCGGCCAGGCACT TGCCCCGGGGGGACCTTCACCCCATCCATGAAGTCGACCAGGGACTACCCTGATGAAGTAATCAACTTCATGCGCTCACACCCGCTGATGTACCACTCGGTCTACCCCACCCACCGCCAGCCGCTGGTGGTCCGCACCAACGTCAACTACCGCTTCACCACCGTGGCCGTCGACCAGGTGGACGCGGCAGACGGGCGCTATGAGGTGCTTTTCCTGGGCACAG ATAGGGGCACTGTGCAAAAGGTCATTGTGCTCCCCCGGGATGACATGGAGACGGAGGAGCTCATGCTTGAAGAGATAGAGGTGTTCAAG GTGCCGGCACCCATCAAGACGATGACCATCTCCTCCAAGAGG CAACAGCTGTACGTGTCCTCAGCCGTAGGAGTGACCCACCTGGCCCTGCACCGCTGCGATGTGTACGGGGAAGCCTGTGCTGACTGCTGCCTGGCCCGGGACCCATATTGTGCCTGGGATGGCACCGCGTGCACCCGCTACTCCGCTTCCTCCAAGAG GCGGAGCAGGCGGCAGGACGTCCGGCACGGCAACCCCATCCGGCAGTGCCGAGGCTACAACTCCAATG CTAACAAGCAGGCAGTGGAGGCCGTGCAGTACGGGGTAGAGGGCAGCACCGCCTTCCTGGAGTGCCAGCCCCGCTCACCTCAGGCCAGTGTCAagtggctgctgcagaaggacaaCAGCGATCGGCGGAAAGAG CTGCGGGTGGAGGGCCGGGTGCTGCggacagagcagggcttgctgCTGCGCGCCCTCCAGCTGGCCGACAGTGGCCTCTACTCCTGCACCGCCACCGAGAACAACTTCAAGCACACGGTGACCAAGGTGCAGCTCCGGGTCCTCAGCAGCCGCGCCGTCCATGCCGTGCTGGTCCAGACAGAGACCCCCCCTGGCCTGCCGGGTGCCCCCACGCCCCGCTACCAggacctgctgcagctcctcacccaGCCCGAAATGGGACTCCTGGACCAGTACTGCCAGGGCTACTGGCGGCACACGGCTGCCAGCCCCCCCCAGCCGCTGACTGGCCTCAAAgccaaggagcagcaggaccagaagAAACCTCGAAACCGACGGAATCACCAGCCAGAGACCTACGGGCATACATGA
- the SEMA3F gene encoding semaphorin-3F isoform X3, whose protein sequence is MPVVGVLLWVTLLTLGWRAAHAKDHGFATPRVQLSFKELKATGTAHFFNFLLNSSDYRILLKDEDHDRMYVGSKDYVLSLDLHDINREPLIIHWPASQQRIKECILSGKNSNGECGNFIRLIQPWNRTHLYVCGTGAYNPICAFVNRGRKAQDYIFYLEPDKLESGKGKCSYDPKVDTVSALINEELYAGVYIDFMGTDAAIFRTMGKQTAMRTDQYNSRWLNDPAFVRAQLIPDSSERNDDKLYFFFREKSADAPLSPGVYSRIGRICLNDDGGHCCLVNKWSTFLKARLVCSVPGPDGIETHFDELQDVFIQQTQDTKNPVIYAVFSASGSVFKGSAVCVYSMADIRMVFNGPFAHKEGPNYQWMPYTGKMPYPRPGTCPGGTFTPSMKSTRDYPDEVINFMRSHPLMYHSVYPTHRQPLVVRTNVNYRFTTVAVDQVDAADGRYEVLFLGTDRGTVQKVIVLPRDDMETEELMLEEIEVFKVPAPIKTMTISSKRQQLYVSSAVGVTHLALHRCDVYGEACADCCLARDPYCAWDGTACTRYSASSKRRSRRQDVRHGNPIRQCRGYNSNANKQAVEAVQYGVEGSTAFLECQPRSPQASVKWLLQKDNSDRRKELRVEGRVLRTEQGLLLRALQLADSGLYSCTATENNFKHTVTKVQLRVLSSRAVHAVLVQTETPPGLPGAPTPRYQDLLQLLTQPEMGLLDQYCQGYWRHTAASPPQPLTGLKAKEQQDQKKPRNRRNHQPETYGHT, encoded by the exons AGCTGAAAGCAACGGGCACTGCCCACTTCTTCAACTTCCTCCTCAACTCCAGTGACTACCGCATCCTGCTGAAAGACGAGGACCACGACCGCATGTACGTGGGCAGCAAGGACTACGTCCTCTCGCTGGACCTCCACGACATCAACCGCGAGCCCCTCATC ATCCACTGGCCCGCATCCCAGCAGAGGATCAAGGAGTGCATCCTGTCAGGCAAGAACAGCAAT gGGGAGTGTGGCAACTTCATCCGCCTGATCCAGCCCTGGAACCGGACCCACCTCTACGTGTGTGGCACCGGCGCCTACAACCCCATCTGCGCCTTCGTCAACCGTGGGCGCAAAGCCCag GATTATATCTTCTACCTGGAGCCAGACAAGCTGGAGTCAGGCAAGGGGAAGTGTTCCTATGATCCCAAAGTTGACACCGTCTCTGCGTTAATAA ATGAAGAGCTCTATGCTGGTGTCTACATTGACTTCATGGGCACGGATGCAGCCATCTTCCGCACCATGGGCAAGCAGACGGCCATGAGGACAGACCAGTACAACTCACGCTGGCTCAACG ATCCAGCCTTTGTCCGTGCCCAGCTCATCCCTGACAGCAGCGAGAGGAACGATGACAAACTCTACTTCTTCTTCCGAGAGAAGTCGGCCGATGCCCCGCTGAGCCCCGGGGTCTATTCCCGCATCGGGCGCATCTGCCTG AATGATGATGGGGGCCACTGCTGCCTCGTGAACAAGTGGAGCACCTTCCTGAAGGCCCGGCTCGTCTGCTCTGTGCCAGGACCCGATGGGATTGAGACACACTTTGATGAGCTCC AGGACGTCTTCATCCAGCAGACACAGGACACCAAGAACCCTGTTATCTACGCTGTGTTCTCCGCTTCGGG ATCGGTCTTCAAGGGCTCTGCCGTCTGCGTCTACTCCATGGCCGACATCCGCATGGTCTTCAACGGGCCCTTTGCCCACAAGGAGGGACCCAACTACCAGTGGATGCCATACACAGGCAAAATGCCCTATCCCCGGCCAGGCACT TGCCCCGGGGGGACCTTCACCCCATCCATGAAGTCGACCAGGGACTACCCTGATGAAGTAATCAACTTCATGCGCTCACACCCGCTGATGTACCACTCGGTCTACCCCACCCACCGCCAGCCGCTGGTGGTCCGCACCAACGTCAACTACCGCTTCACCACCGTGGCCGTCGACCAGGTGGACGCGGCAGACGGGCGCTATGAGGTGCTTTTCCTGGGCACAG ATAGGGGCACTGTGCAAAAGGTCATTGTGCTCCCCCGGGATGACATGGAGACGGAGGAGCTCATGCTTGAAGAGATAGAGGTGTTCAAG GTGCCGGCACCCATCAAGACGATGACCATCTCCTCCAAGAGG CAACAGCTGTACGTGTCCTCAGCCGTAGGAGTGACCCACCTGGCCCTGCACCGCTGCGATGTGTACGGGGAAGCCTGTGCTGACTGCTGCCTGGCCCGGGACCCATATTGTGCCTGGGATGGCACCGCGTGCACCCGCTACTCCGCTTCCTCCAAGAG GCGGAGCAGGCGGCAGGACGTCCGGCACGGCAACCCCATCCGGCAGTGCCGAGGCTACAACTCCAATG CTAACAAGCAGGCAGTGGAGGCCGTGCAGTACGGGGTAGAGGGCAGCACCGCCTTCCTGGAGTGCCAGCCCCGCTCACCTCAGGCCAGTGTCAagtggctgctgcagaaggacaaCAGCGATCGGCGGAAAGAG CTGCGGGTGGAGGGCCGGGTGCTGCggacagagcagggcttgctgCTGCGCGCCCTCCAGCTGGCCGACAGTGGCCTCTACTCCTGCACCGCCACCGAGAACAACTTCAAGCACACGGTGACCAAGGTGCAGCTCCGGGTCCTCAGCAGCCGCGCCGTCCATGCCGTGCTGGTCCAGACAGAGACCCCCCCTGGCCTGCCGGGTGCCCCCACGCCCCGCTACCAggacctgctgcagctcctcacccaGCCCGAAATGGGACTCCTGGACCAGTACTGCCAGGGCTACTGGCGGCACACGGCTGCCAGCCCCCCCCAGCCGCTGACTGGCCTCAAAgccaaggagcagcaggaccagaagAAACCTCGAAACCGACGGAATCACCAGCCAGAGACCTACGGGCATACATGA